DNA from Mycobacteriales bacterium:
CCAGCGTGACCGGCAGGCTCAGCACCTCGGCCCGCTGGAAGTCCTCCCCGTACGTCTTGTCCAGGGCCTTGTCGATCGTGCCGCCGCCGACCTCCTCGACCCGCAGGTCGGGGTGCGCGGCCTGGACCGCGGCGGTCGCGTCCAGCAGCGGCTGGACGTTCGTGCCGGCGTCGTCAGCAGCGCCGGTCATCGCCGCCCGGACCAGCACGGCCTTGCCGCCCGGCGCGGTGACGGGCGCGGACACGGACGCGACCTGCGACAGCCCGTGCAGCCGCCCGGCCGCCTCGGTCGCCGCCGCCGACGCCGCGTCGGCGTCCAGCCGGCCCGACCGGGCGGTGATGAGGACGTTCTCCACCGCCGGGTCGTCGAAGTGGCCGGCTTCGATCATCCGCTCGGCCCGGCCCCACTCCCCGACGGCCTGGTCCGTGTCGGTCTGCGTCGCGGTGCCGGCGATCCCGCCGATGCCCACGCACACGACCACGAACGCGATCCAGCCGAGCACCGCGCGCCAGCGGTGCTCCGCGCTCCACCGTGCGATCCGTACGACCCTGCCCGGGCTCCTGCTGGCCACTGGTCCGTTCCCTTCGCCGCTGCCTCGCTGTCGGCGCCGAGCCTGGCCGCCGGGTCGGGTCCGGGTCTGCCGGGCGACCACCCCTTTCCGGGGTGGGGTTATCCACACCCGGATCGGGCGGCTGTCCCGATCGGCAAAGTGGGCCAGGATCCCTACGGTGGAGCCCGTACGGACCGCTGGTGGAGGAGGCTGACGTGGTGCAGGTCGAGCCGGGTACGGCGAGGACGGAGGTGGTCGAGGCGACCGCCCCGCCGCCGCGCGCTGCCCTCGGGCGACCCGCGGACGCCTGGCTGACCACGGTGAACCTGCTGATCGGGCTCTGGACGGGGCTGCTCTCGTTCGTCCTGCTCGGCTGGATGATCCCGCTGGCCCTGGCGCTCACGCCGCTGTTCATGGTCGGCCTGCCGATCCTGGCCGTGGCGCTGTTCCTGTGCCGCCGGTTCGGGCGGCTGGAGCGCGGGCGCTACCGGCTCGTGCTCGGCGTCGACATCCCCGATCCGTACCCGGCCAGGGCACCGGAGACGAGCGCGGTGGAGCGGTTCCGGACCTGGGTCCGGACCCCGGCCAGCTGGCGGGAGGCCGGCTACCACCTGCTGCGGTTCCCGCTCTCGGCCGTCCAGGTCGTGCTGGTGGTGGCGGCCTGGCTGCTGCCGCTGGGCGCGCTGACCCTGCCGATCTACAACTGGTCGCTGCCTCACGGCGGCGCCAACCTCTGGCTGTTCACGGTCCGGACCTGGTGGATGACCGTCCTGGTCTTCGTGATCGGCGTGGTCCTGCTGCTGAACGCGCCGCTGATGGTGCGGCTGCTCGGCATCTCCGACGTCGCGCTGGCCCGCCGGCTGCTCGGGCCGGACCTGTCCGCCCGGGTCGGCGAGCTGGAGCGCAGCCGGGCCGCGGTGGTCGTCTCGGCCGAGGAGGAGCGGCGCCGGATCGAGCGCGACCTGCACGACGGCGCCCAGCA
Protein-coding regions in this window:
- a CDS encoding sensor domain-containing protein, whose product is MEEADVVQVEPGTARTEVVEATAPPPRAALGRPADAWLTTVNLLIGLWTGLLSFVLLGWMIPLALALTPLFMVGLPILAVALFLCRRFGRLERGRYRLVLGVDIPDPYPARAPETSAVERFRTWVRTPASWREAGYHLLRFPLSAVQVVLVVAAWLLPLGALTLPIYNWSLPHGGANLWLFTVRTWWMTVLVFVIGVVLLLNAPLMVRLLGISDVALARRLLGPDLSARVGELERSRAAVVVSAEEERRRIERDLHDGAQQRLVALAMQLGRARSRFGTDPEGARKLLDEAHSEAKLALAELRDLARGLHPAVLTDRGLDAALSGLAARAPIPVVVEVDPAAGDRAVPVVDAIAYFVVAEALTNVAKHSQATRAAVVVRRLDGQLRVVVTDDGIGGADPRLGTGLRGLADRVSGVDGRLHVDSPAGGPTVLTVELPCAS